The Planococcus versutus genome contains a region encoding:
- a CDS encoding acyl-CoA thioesterase, with the protein MYISEKEIEIRYAETDQMGVVYHANYIIWLEIGRTQLIKDLGFTYAGMEKDGYLSPVVDISIQYKAALRYGQKAFIRTWVEEHGRLRTKYGYEVVHEDGTIAAKALSEHVVVKKESFRPVSIQKIYPEWHQKYEEVKRKIFDGIRN; encoded by the coding sequence ATGTACATAAGCGAAAAAGAAATTGAAATTCGCTACGCAGAGACAGATCAAATGGGCGTTGTCTATCACGCAAACTACATTATTTGGCTAGAAATTGGCCGTACACAGCTGATTAAAGATTTAGGTTTTACTTATGCAGGCATGGAAAAAGATGGCTACTTATCTCCCGTAGTGGACATCTCCATTCAATATAAAGCAGCGCTTCGTTACGGACAAAAAGCATTTATCCGAACATGGGTAGAAGAACATGGGCGTCTGCGGACAAAGTATGGCTATGAAGTTGTTCATGAAGATGGAACAATCGCTGCTAAAGCTTTATCTGAACACGTCGTTGTTAAAAAAGAATCATTCCGTCCTGTGTCCATTCAAAAAATCTACCCAGAATGGCATCAAAAATACGAAGAAGTTAAAAGAAAGATTTTCGATGGCATTCGGAATTAA
- a CDS encoding CoA-binding protein produces MENPSRNEIKVILDTAKTIAVVGLSPDPSRTSYIVSQAMQRAGYRIIPVNPMTDTVLGEKSYGCLTEIPEKVDIVNVFRRSEFLEEIADDFIKIESAVFWSQLNVVDENVFKRLTDAGYTVIMDRCIKVEHAILK; encoded by the coding sequence TTGGAAAATCCTAGCCGTAACGAAATTAAAGTTATACTAGACACAGCTAAAACTATTGCAGTTGTTGGCTTAAGCCCAGATCCAAGTCGTACTTCTTATATTGTATCTCAAGCAATGCAACGTGCAGGCTATCGAATTATTCCGGTTAATCCGATGACAGACACTGTACTTGGTGAAAAAAGTTATGGTTGTTTAACTGAAATACCTGAAAAAGTAGACATCGTAAATGTTTTTCGGCGCAGTGAATTTTTAGAAGAAATTGCCGATGACTTTATAAAAATTGAAAGCGCAGTGTTTTGGTCTCAATTAAATGTAGTAGATGAAAATGTATTCAAACGTTTGACTGATGCGGGGTATACAGTCATTATGGATCGGTGTATAAAAGTAGAGCATGCCATTTTGAAATAA
- the parE gene encoding DNA topoisomerase IV subunit B: MAKIQSTAYDEEAIQVLEGLDAVRKRPGMYIGSTDTRGLHHLVYEIVDNSVDEALAGYGDKITVTIQEDNSISIRDFGRGMPTGMHRSGKPTPEVILTVLHAGGKFGQGGYKTSGGLHGVGASVVNALSSFLEVTIYRDGKKYRQRFENGGKPVTTLEEIGSTKETGTMIHFLPDETIFSVAKYNYETLSERLRESAFLLKGLRIELFDQRTEAKDVFQYDTGIEAFVAYLNEEKDVLHPVSYIEGRQDEMEIEFSFQFNDGYSETILSFVNNVRTRDGGTHETGAKAAMTRVFNDYARKINLLKEKDKNLEGSDIREGLAAIVSVRIPEGMLQFEGQTKSKLGTSEARSIVDAVVSQKLMYYLEENADLSASLVRKAIRAAQARLAARKAREDARNGKKRKKSDALLSGKLTPAQSRNAKKNELYLVEGDSAGGSAKQGRDRTFQAILPLRGKVVNTEKAKLEEIMKNEEISTIIHAIGGGVSSDFSIDDIAYNKVIIMTDADTDGAHIQVLLLTFFFRYMKPLIEAGKVFIALPPLYKVSKGLGKKEVIDYAWTEADLDASIKKVGKGYTLQRYKGLGEMNADQLWETTMNPETRTLIRVTIEDSARAERGITTLMGDKVEPRRKWIENNVDFGLENDSNILENDLIHAEEELV; this comes from the coding sequence ATGGCTAAAATTCAAAGCACCGCATATGACGAAGAAGCAATCCAAGTACTTGAAGGCTTGGATGCTGTTAGAAAGCGTCCGGGTATGTATATTGGTTCGACAGACACACGAGGACTTCACCATTTAGTCTATGAAATCGTTGATAATTCGGTCGATGAAGCACTTGCTGGGTATGGTGACAAAATTACTGTTACCATTCAGGAAGACAATAGCATCAGTATTCGAGATTTTGGACGTGGTATGCCAACAGGGATGCACCGCAGTGGGAAACCCACGCCTGAAGTCATTTTGACAGTGCTCCACGCCGGAGGGAAATTTGGTCAAGGTGGGTATAAAACAAGTGGTGGACTCCATGGAGTCGGTGCTTCTGTTGTGAATGCATTATCAAGTTTTTTAGAAGTGACCATTTATCGTGATGGCAAAAAATATCGTCAACGATTTGAAAACGGTGGGAAACCTGTTACTACACTAGAAGAAATTGGTTCAACAAAAGAAACCGGTACGATGATTCATTTCTTGCCCGATGAAACTATTTTCTCTGTAGCAAAATACAATTACGAAACACTTTCTGAACGGTTACGCGAATCTGCCTTTTTGTTAAAAGGGTTACGCATCGAGTTATTCGATCAACGGACAGAAGCGAAAGATGTTTTTCAATATGATACAGGTATCGAGGCGTTCGTTGCTTACTTGAACGAAGAAAAAGATGTTCTTCATCCAGTATCGTATATCGAAGGCCGGCAAGATGAAATGGAAATCGAATTTTCATTCCAGTTTAACGATGGCTATTCAGAAACGATTTTATCGTTTGTTAATAATGTTCGAACACGTGATGGTGGAACACATGAAACAGGTGCAAAAGCAGCAATGACACGTGTTTTTAACGACTATGCACGGAAAATTAATTTGTTAAAAGAAAAAGATAAAAACTTAGAAGGCTCGGATATTCGCGAAGGATTGGCAGCAATCGTATCGGTTCGCATTCCTGAAGGCATGTTGCAATTTGAAGGTCAGACAAAAAGTAAATTAGGAACAAGCGAAGCGCGTAGCATTGTTGATGCTGTGGTTTCTCAAAAATTAATGTATTATTTAGAAGAAAACGCGGATCTTAGTGCTTCTTTAGTGCGAAAAGCAATTCGCGCTGCACAAGCTCGATTAGCTGCACGTAAAGCTAGAGAAGATGCACGCAACGGGAAAAAGCGCAAAAAGTCGGATGCGCTGTTATCAGGTAAACTAACACCTGCCCAATCGCGTAATGCAAAGAAAAACGAATTATATCTAGTAGAAGGTGACTCTGCTGGCGGTTCAGCCAAACAAGGTCGTGATAGAACATTCCAGGCGATCTTGCCGCTTCGCGGAAAAGTAGTCAATACAGAAAAAGCTAAATTAGAAGAAATTATGAAAAACGAAGAAATTTCGACCATCATTCATGCAATAGGAGGCGGTGTTTCTTCGGACTTTTCAATCGATGATATCGCTTATAATAAAGTCATCATCATGACCGATGCGGATACTGATGGAGCCCATATTCAAGTGCTGCTGTTGACATTTTTCTTCCGTTACATGAAGCCTTTAATCGAGGCTGGTAAAGTCTTTATTGCCTTGCCGCCACTTTACAAAGTCTCTAAAGGACTCGGTAAAAAAGAAGTGATTGATTATGCATGGACTGAAGCTGACCTAGATGCCTCTATTAAAAAAGTTGGAAAAGGCTATACATTACAACGCTATAAAGGATTAGGAGAAATGAATGCAGACCAATTGTGGGAAACGACTATGAACCCAGAAACCAGAACGTTAATCCGCGTAACTATTGAAGACAGTGCACGTGCAGAACGTGGCATTACGACATTGATGGGTGATAAAGTTGAACCGCGACGCAAATGGATTGAAAACAATGTCGACTTTGGCTTAGAAAACGATAGCAATATTCTTGAAAATGATTTGATTCACGCTGAGGAGGAACTTGTATGA
- a CDS encoding HesB/YadR/YfhF family protein — protein sequence MQIIISNDALDWFKKEMEVMHGEAVRFFVRYGGSSKLQPGFSLGVTKDQPREIGVQLERDHVVYFIEKNDIWYFDEHNLEVSVNDDLHELEYSYIK from the coding sequence ATGCAAATTATCATTAGCAATGACGCTCTCGATTGGTTTAAAAAAGAAATGGAAGTTATGCACGGAGAAGCCGTTCGCTTTTTTGTCCGTTACGGTGGTTCAAGTAAGCTACAGCCTGGCTTTTCACTAGGTGTAACAAAAGATCAACCTCGAGAAATAGGGGTTCAACTTGAACGAGATCACGTAGTTTATTTTATCGAAAAAAATGATATTTGGTATTTCGATGAGCACAATCTAGAAGTTAGCGTGAACGATGACTTACATGAACTTGAATATTCATATATAAAATAA
- the plsY gene encoding glycerol-3-phosphate 1-O-acyltransferase PlsY: MTILLPMLLAYLLGSIPSALWVGKLFYKTDIRTQGSGNLGATNTFRTLGKKAGIAVTLLDILKGTAATLIPLYIATDIHPLVFGVLAVIGHIYPVFAKFKGGKAVATSGGILLGYQWPLFIMAVAVLLIALKITKMVSLSSIILAVVFIVYITIYAIFTADYLFMAVIYILALFIIFRHRANISRIREGTEPKISWM, encoded by the coding sequence ATGACCATACTACTGCCCATGTTACTTGCATACTTACTTGGTTCAATCCCTTCTGCTCTATGGGTAGGGAAACTATTCTACAAAACTGATATTCGTACTCAAGGTAGTGGCAACCTTGGAGCTACAAATACTTTTCGCACACTTGGAAAAAAGGCCGGAATTGCTGTCACGCTTTTAGATATTTTGAAAGGTACTGCCGCTACATTAATACCGCTTTATATTGCAACTGATATTCATCCGCTTGTTTTTGGTGTATTGGCGGTAATCGGTCATATTTATCCGGTATTTGCTAAGTTTAAAGGTGGAAAAGCCGTGGCTACTTCAGGTGGTATCTTACTTGGTTATCAATGGCCTTTGTTTATTATGGCAGTTGCAGTTCTATTAATTGCACTTAAAATCACTAAAATGGTATCCTTATCATCAATTATCTTAGCAGTAGTATTTATCGTCTATATCACGATTTATGCCATTTTCACTGCAGATTATTTGTTTATGGCGGTCATTTATATTTTGGCGTTATTCATTATTTTTCGACACCGTGCCAATATTTCTCGTATTCGTGAAGGGACAGAACCCAAAATCAGCTGGATGTAA
- the parC gene encoding DNA topoisomerase IV subunit A, which yields MTQTERFQDLPLEEVIGDRFGRYSKYIIQDRALPDARDGLKPVQRRILYAMYHEGNTNDKAFRKSAKTVGNVIGNYHPHGDSSVYEAMVRLSQDWKIRHMLVEMHGNNGSMDGDSPAAMRYTEARLSAISSELLRDIDKRTVDFIPNFDDSDMEPTVLPARFPNLLVNGSTGISAGYATDIPPHALHEVLDAVLMRMDNSQATVAELMSVIKGPDFPTGGIIQGLDGIRKAYETGKGKIIVRSKAEIEPLKGGKEQIVITEIPFEVNKATMIKKIDDHRFDRKLEGISEVRDESDRTGLRIVIELKKDVQAQGILSYLYKNTDLQVSYNFNMVAIYKRRPTMMTLQTMLDAYIEHQKEVITKRSEFDLQRASDRMHIVEGLMKALSILDKVIKTIRASKDKRDAKNNLIASYDFSEAQAEAIVSLQLYRLTNTDITDLKKEEAELKKTIAELTGILTSTTKLKNVIKKELANIRKQFAEPRRSVIEDKIEEITITREIMIPSEEVVVTVTKEGYVKRTSTRSYAASNGKDFAMKETDHLLFEGNLNTQHTVLIFTTAGNFVFQPINELPDIKWKDLGQHLSSIIQLDANESVLTVYPFENFDADASILTVSKMGQVKRSALKDYQIQRYSRTVKTMNLKSEDVMIYAGLVTKETELFIATNQAYGVRFSLDEVPLTGLRTSGVKGVNLKDGDNAVSAVLIDSTVKQELVLITHRGAAKKMKQQEFESGGRAKRGVIMLRELKSNPHRVVAVIGATGKEEIVLETSKGIRIPLTVNSLKNVDRYSNGSFIVDEATDGKVINAYRLEAKE from the coding sequence ATGACACAAACCGAACGATTTCAAGATTTGCCATTAGAAGAAGTAATTGGCGATCGGTTTGGCCGGTATAGTAAATACATTATCCAAGATCGTGCCTTGCCTGATGCACGTGATGGATTGAAACCTGTTCAGCGCCGAATTTTATATGCGATGTATCACGAAGGAAACACTAATGATAAAGCATTCCGTAAATCTGCAAAAACTGTTGGAAACGTTATTGGGAACTATCATCCTCACGGAGACAGTTCTGTTTACGAGGCGATGGTTCGATTAAGTCAAGACTGGAAAATTCGTCATATGCTCGTTGAAATGCATGGCAATAATGGGTCGATGGATGGTGACTCGCCAGCTGCGATGCGTTACACGGAAGCTCGTTTATCTGCAATTTCTTCTGAGTTGTTGCGTGACATCGACAAACGCACAGTAGATTTTATTCCAAACTTCGATGATTCCGATATGGAACCGACCGTATTACCAGCTCGTTTTCCGAACTTGTTAGTGAACGGTTCCACAGGGATTTCCGCAGGATACGCAACAGATATTCCGCCACATGCGCTTCATGAAGTTCTGGATGCCGTGTTAATGCGAATGGATAACTCCCAAGCGACTGTTGCTGAACTCATGAGTGTCATAAAAGGTCCTGATTTTCCAACAGGCGGTATTATTCAAGGTCTAGACGGTATACGAAAAGCTTATGAAACAGGAAAAGGTAAGATAATTGTCCGTTCTAAAGCCGAAATAGAGCCATTAAAAGGTGGAAAAGAACAAATTGTCATTACAGAAATTCCGTTTGAAGTGAATAAAGCGACAATGATTAAGAAAATTGATGATCATCGTTTTGATCGCAAACTCGAAGGTATTTCTGAAGTGCGCGACGAATCCGACAGAACTGGATTGCGTATTGTAATTGAATTGAAAAAAGATGTACAAGCACAAGGGATATTGAGTTATCTTTACAAAAATACAGATTTGCAAGTTAGTTATAATTTTAATATGGTCGCAATTTACAAACGACGTCCAACCATGATGACGTTGCAAACGATGCTAGATGCATACATTGAACATCAAAAAGAAGTGATTACAAAGCGCTCAGAGTTTGATTTGCAACGAGCAAGTGATCGCATGCATATCGTAGAAGGACTAATGAAAGCCTTGTCCATCCTAGACAAAGTTATCAAAACTATTCGTGCGTCAAAAGACAAACGCGATGCAAAAAACAATTTGATTGCTTCTTACGATTTTTCAGAAGCACAAGCAGAAGCCATCGTTTCTTTGCAACTTTACCGATTGACCAATACAGACATCACAGATTTAAAAAAAGAAGAAGCTGAACTCAAAAAAACAATTGCTGAATTGACGGGCATTTTAACAAGTACCACTAAATTAAAAAATGTGATTAAAAAAGAATTAGCGAATATTCGCAAGCAATTTGCGGAGCCTCGTCGATCAGTGATTGAAGATAAAATTGAAGAAATCACCATCACGCGTGAAATTATGATTCCAAGTGAAGAAGTTGTCGTAACCGTTACAAAAGAAGGATATGTAAAGCGGACAAGCACACGTTCCTATGCTGCATCAAACGGCAAGGATTTTGCGATGAAAGAAACCGATCATTTGTTATTTGAAGGCAATTTAAACACACAGCATACGGTATTAATTTTTACTACTGCAGGAAACTTCGTTTTCCAGCCAATAAACGAGCTCCCAGATATCAAATGGAAAGATTTGGGTCAGCATTTATCCAGCATCATTCAATTAGATGCCAATGAATCTGTTCTTACTGTATATCCGTTTGAAAATTTTGATGCAGATGCTAGCATTTTAACTGTTTCAAAAATGGGACAAGTTAAACGATCAGCGTTAAAGGATTATCAAATTCAACGCTATTCACGTACTGTGAAAACAATGAACTTGAAATCAGAAGACGTCATGATTTATGCAGGACTGGTAACAAAAGAAACGGAATTATTTATCGCAACCAATCAAGCTTATGGTGTTCGCTTTTCGTTGGATGAAGTGCCGTTAACTGGACTTCGAACAAGTGGCGTGAAGGGCGTGAATTTAAAAGATGGAGACAATGCCGTCTCCGCTGTTTTGATCGATTCAACTGTTAAACAAGAACTTGTTTTAATCACTCATCGTGGAGCAGCAAAGAAAATGAAGCAACAAGAATTTGAAAGCGGTGGCCGAGCGAAACGTGGTGTTATTATGCTTCGTGAGTTGAAATCAAATCCTCATCGTGTAGTTGCCGTAATTGGGGCAACGGGCAAAGAAGAAATTGTCTTGGAAACATCCAAAGGTATTCGAATTCCACTCACAGTCAATTCATTAAAAAATGTAGACCGTTATTCAAACGGTTCATTCATTGTTGATGAAGCAACAGACGGCAAAGTGATCAATGCATATCGTTTAGAAGCAAAAGAATAA
- the ilvA gene encoding threonine ammonia-lyase IlvA, whose amino-acid sequence MTKSLIKEYERKALFKKVSVEEIMVANQALKDVVIKTPLQKNELLSARYECNVYLKREDLQAVRSFKLRGAYNFILSLDAIDRAKGVVCASAGNHAQGVAYACFALGIEGKIFMPLTTPRQKVSQVNRFGGDKVSIVLTGDTFDDSFTAAMAYCTTEEKVFVHPFNDNRIIAGQGTVAVEILNDMQEPVDYLFCAIGGGGLASGVGSYLKGISPGTKLIGVEPAGAAGMKTSLTHGQVTRLKTIDTFVDGAAVKQVGDLSMAICSQVLDDIALIPEGKVCTTILQLYNENAIVAEPAGALSVAALDFYKDEIKGKNIVCVISGGNNDIERMQEIKEKSLIYEGLKHYFIVTFPQRAGALRKFMEQVLGETDDITHFEYTKRTNREEGPVLVGIELKTPEDYGPLVKRMKENGFPYKDINNDSLLFNLLI is encoded by the coding sequence ATGACTAAGAGCCTCATCAAAGAGTATGAAAGAAAAGCGTTATTCAAAAAAGTATCCGTGGAAGAAATAATGGTAGCTAACCAAGCACTTAAAGATGTTGTCATCAAAACACCTTTGCAAAAAAATGAATTGCTCTCAGCTCGTTATGAATGTAACGTGTATTTGAAACGCGAAGACTTACAAGCGGTTAGGTCTTTTAAACTGCGAGGAGCTTATAACTTTATTCTTAGTCTTGACGCTATTGATCGTGCTAAAGGCGTTGTTTGTGCAAGTGCTGGAAATCATGCACAAGGCGTGGCATATGCGTGTTTTGCTCTTGGAATCGAAGGGAAAATTTTTATGCCGCTGACGACACCACGCCAAAAAGTATCTCAAGTTAACCGATTTGGAGGAGATAAAGTTTCGATTGTGTTGACAGGAGATACGTTTGACGATTCGTTTACAGCCGCTATGGCCTACTGTACTACAGAAGAAAAAGTGTTTGTTCATCCGTTTAATGACAATCGCATCATCGCAGGTCAAGGAACAGTAGCAGTTGAGATTTTAAATGATATGCAAGAACCTGTAGATTACCTGTTTTGCGCAATTGGTGGCGGAGGACTGGCTTCAGGCGTAGGCTCTTATTTAAAAGGGATTAGCCCAGGGACCAAATTAATTGGTGTGGAACCAGCAGGTGCAGCGGGAATGAAGACATCTTTAACGCATGGACAAGTTACGCGTTTAAAAACGATTGATACATTTGTGGATGGCGCTGCCGTCAAGCAAGTGGGCGATCTCTCGATGGCTATTTGTTCGCAAGTCCTCGATGATATTGCCTTAATCCCAGAAGGCAAAGTGTGTACCACCATTTTGCAACTGTATAACGAAAACGCCATTGTTGCAGAACCGGCCGGTGCGTTGTCAGTAGCGGCGCTGGATTTTTATAAGGATGAGATTAAAGGAAAGAACATCGTTTGTGTGATTAGTGGAGGTAATAACGATATTGAACGCATGCAAGAAATTAAAGAAAAATCACTAATCTATGAAGGCTTAAAACATTATTTTATTGTCACTTTCCCGCAACGTGCAGGTGCTCTACGCAAATTCATGGAGCAAGTTCTAGGTGAAACTGATGACATCACACACTTTGAATACACCAAACGAACCAATCGCGAAGAAGGTCCAGTCCTTGTTGGAATTGAATTGAAAACACCAGAAGATTATGGACCGCTTGTAAAGCGTATGAAAGAAAATGGTTTTCCGTATAAAGACATTAATAACGACTCTTTATTATTTAATTTACTTATTTAA
- a CDS encoding fructose-bisphosphatase class III, whose protein sequence is MNLKYLDLLAQKYDCEEKVATEIINLESILDLPKGTEHFVSDLHGEFQAFQHVLRNGSGNVKVKIKDLFKDELSEEELNEFATLVYYPEEKLKLIKSQFKNKAELHEWYILVIERLLKLISYASSKYTRSKVRRALPSQFVYIIEELLYKTDEFKNKKEYYAKMVEQIISLGQADKLIVGLAYTTQRLVVDHLHVVGDIYDRGPDPHKIVDTLIDYHSVDVQWGNHDVLWIGAFAGSKVCLANIIRICARYNNLDIIEDVYGINLRPLLNLAETYYDDNVAFRPKRISNEKMTEHEQLQITKIHQAISIIQFKLESPIIKRRPCFDMEDRLLLEKVDYEKNEVTIQGKIYPLQNNCFATINLDRPDELLEEEAQVIDKLLFSLQHSEKLARHMNFLMKKGSLYLKYNGNLLIHGCIPLDENGDMEKMEIDGKSYAGRELLDVFERYLRYSFAHPNETDDFATDMVWYLWTGEYSSLFGKREMTTFERYFVADKETHKERKNPYYYLREDEEICRKILTEFEMNADHGRIINGHTPVKERDGENPIKANGKMLVIDGGFSKAYQSTTGIAGYTLLYNSYGMQLVAHQLFNSKEEVLQNGTDVLSVKRLVDEELERKKVRETNIGESLLQEIYNLSSLREYRYMKTSLK, encoded by the coding sequence CTGAACTTAAAATATTTAGATCTGTTAGCTCAAAAATACGACTGCGAAGAAAAAGTGGCAACGGAAATCATTAATCTCGAATCGATTTTGGATTTGCCAAAAGGGACTGAACATTTTGTCAGTGACTTGCATGGGGAGTTTCAGGCGTTTCAACACGTTTTACGTAACGGCTCTGGTAATGTAAAAGTGAAAATTAAAGACTTGTTTAAAGATGAGTTGAGTGAAGAAGAACTAAATGAATTTGCGACATTGGTGTATTATCCGGAAGAAAAACTAAAACTGATAAAAAGTCAGTTTAAAAACAAAGCGGAATTGCACGAATGGTACATACTCGTAATAGAGCGGCTCCTCAAGCTAATTTCTTATGCCTCTTCTAAATATACGCGCTCGAAAGTAAGGAGAGCACTACCATCTCAATTTGTCTATATCATCGAAGAATTATTATACAAAACAGATGAATTCAAAAACAAAAAAGAATATTATGCGAAAATGGTTGAACAAATTATCTCTTTAGGTCAAGCAGACAAATTAATCGTTGGTTTGGCTTATACAACGCAACGTCTTGTTGTGGATCATTTGCATGTTGTCGGCGATATTTATGACCGCGGACCTGACCCTCATAAAATAGTGGACACGTTAATCGATTATCATTCAGTTGATGTTCAATGGGGCAATCACGATGTGCTGTGGATTGGAGCTTTTGCAGGTTCAAAAGTTTGTCTAGCCAACATCATCCGGATTTGCGCACGTTATAATAATTTGGATATTATTGAAGACGTTTATGGAATCAATCTACGTCCTTTGTTGAACTTAGCGGAAACGTACTACGATGACAATGTTGCCTTTCGGCCAAAACGAATTTCAAATGAGAAAATGACGGAACACGAACAACTGCAAATTACCAAAATACATCAAGCCATTTCCATCATTCAGTTTAAATTAGAAAGTCCAATCATCAAGAGACGGCCTTGTTTTGATATGGAAGATCGGCTATTGCTTGAAAAAGTTGACTATGAAAAAAATGAAGTCACCATTCAAGGAAAGATTTATCCGCTTCAAAATAATTGCTTTGCGACCATAAACCTTGATCGCCCCGATGAATTGTTAGAAGAAGAAGCGCAAGTTATTGATAAGTTACTTTTTTCTCTGCAACATTCTGAAAAATTGGCTAGACATATGAATTTCTTAATGAAAAAAGGCAGTTTGTATTTAAAATACAATGGTAATTTATTGATTCATGGGTGCATTCCATTAGATGAAAATGGCGATATGGAGAAAATGGAAATTGACGGAAAGTCATATGCAGGACGTGAATTATTAGATGTGTTTGAACGGTACCTTCGCTATTCATTTGCGCATCCAAATGAAACGGACGATTTTGCTACAGACATGGTTTGGTATTTATGGACGGGTGAATATTCATCTTTATTTGGAAAGCGCGAAATGACGACATTTGAACGTTATTTTGTAGCTGATAAAGAAACACATAAAGAACGCAAAAACCCTTATTATTATTTGCGGGAAGACGAAGAAATTTGCCGTAAAATTTTAACGGAATTTGAAATGAATGCTGATCATGGACGAATTATTAATGGACACACCCCTGTAAAAGAACGAGATGGAGAAAATCCAATCAAAGCTAATGGAAAAATGCTTGTGATTGATGGCGGGTTTTCAAAAGCTTACCAGTCAACAACAGGAATTGCTGGCTATACTTTATTGTACAATTCGTATGGCATGCAATTAGTGGCCCATCAATTATTCAATTCCAAAGAAGAAGTTTTGCAAAATGGCACAGATGTGTTGTCTGTGAAGCGATTGGTAGACGAAGAATTAGAACGTAAAAAAGTAAGAGAAACCAATATTGGTGAAAGCTTGCTACAAGAAATTTATAATTTAAGCAGTTTGCGAGAATACCGCTATATGAAAACGAGTTTAAAATAA